CGACCAGTGCATCCGCCCGCTCCAGGGCTGGGTCACCACGATGACGCCGATGAAGCCGACGACGACCGCCGCCCAGCGGCGCGGGCCGATCCATTCGCCGAGGAACGGGCCGGCCAGGACCGCGACGATGAACGGCGTTGCGAACATGATCGACACGGTCTGGTCGAGCTGGAGATATTGCAGGGCGATGAAATTGAACGCGGTGGACCCGAACAGCAGCGCCGAGCGGATCGCCTGGATCCACGGCCGCCGCGTCACCAGCACCTGCGGATTGCGCAGCGGATTGAACATGATCAGGACCAGCACCAGCGCCGCCGTGTAGCGCGCCCAGACCACCTGGATCGGGTCCATCACCGTGTTGAGACCCTTGGCGATGGTGTCGAGGCAGGCGAAGCAGGCGAGCGCCATCACCATCAGGCCGATACCCTTCAGCCTGAGGCGCGCCGCGGCCGGATCGGCGGCGGGCGCGAGCGGGGT
This portion of the bacterium YEK0313 genome encodes:
- the ribN_1 gene encoding Riboflavin transporter, whose translation is MKEGPLALDGATPLAPAADPAAARLRLKGIGLMVMALACFACLDTIAKGLNTVMDPIQVVWARYTAALVLVLIMFNPLRNPQVLVTRRPWIQAIRSALLFGSTAFNFIALQYLQLDQTVSIMFATPFIVAVLAGPFLGEWIGPRRWAAVVVGFIGVIVVTQPWSGRMHWSMLLSLSGAFFYAVYSLQTRVLANYDSAGTTSIYSVAFGALVASCLVPFVWVTPTSLSVVVGMAAMGALGAIGHWLLIRAHGLAPAGVLSPFIYTQIVWMVTFGALFFGQVPAPNTLAGAAIVIGSGLYLLYRERVVKGAGPAA